The Arachis hypogaea cultivar Tifrunner chromosome 14, arahy.Tifrunner.gnm2.J5K5, whole genome shotgun sequence DNA window gttttaagattaggatttcttattattttaatttagtattctgactctttatcaggttcaatattccttttactttgtatttctcttttactttcagatattttaatgctttcttttaattaatttgttgccaaattggcttatgaaccattcatgtttagatttgaatttctatttaatataatttgagatatttcagaattatgattgctttcctttatttatatgaataatttagatttttcccttttgactttgattgattaattggtaactcttgagttgtcaaactcatcgtgattaataattgttatccttgctgattgatttaaattcctataactctagtctttcctcaggaattgactaggactttaggtgttaaattgatttacccactcgacttaccttcatagttagaggttgacttagtggagagcaaaatataattctcatcaccattgataaggataactaggataggacttccgaattttcataccttgccaagagtttattttacatatatttatttattttatttgtcatttaaattacttgttccttactttcaaaacccccaatttacaaaactcataaccaataataagaacatacctccctgcagttccttgagaagacgacccgaggtttaaatacttcggttatcaattttaaaaggggtttgttacttgtgacaaccaaaacgtttgtaagaaaggttgattacttggtttagaaactatactggcaacggaaatttattctgaattctaaaccgtcaatcttcagttcttcaattaTCTTCTTTTGAAACCATCTTAAAATCACATGAATATGCAACTTtaagtttatgtatttttacaaAATCTTTTCATTTGGGACCAATTTTGTATTCTCCTTTCCTGCCTTTACTTTTCAGCACATTCATTACAAAGCTTTTAGGAATCTCTGAGTCCTTGATAATAAACTTCCAATGTTTTGATCCTACAGTATTAAGTAGTAACCTAGCAAAGTGATAGGGGATATACTGTGTAAAAAAAGGTAACAATTAGtccataaaaaataaagtaaccaATTAGTATGAAACTATAATTATACAAACTTATAAATCGATCAGCTTTGACATCATAGTTAGTCAATGTCTTGTCGTGATGTAGAACAACATATCTGTTTATTTCAATGTTAATTTATAGTAAAAATATCATGAAACTAAAAACGACAACAATGAAAAATGTAAGATGATGTTATACAAAATATTCTAAAATGCAAATTAACTCTTCTACTCAATACAGTTTGAATGTAACAAGCTTAACTACTAATTAGTTTATATTGAGAGATACAAATTCAAAAACACATGTAAACTAATGTAATATTAAACCAGAAAAGAATTAACATACCCTTTTTTTTGTTGATCTATTCTTGATAGTAGTTTTATCTGGATTGTTCTTGACAATTCTTTGCACACCAGGACTACAAGTGCAATCAatcaaaaagaaatgaaaaaactaaaaagtaatgaaaaaaggatagacaatagaagaagcaaaTAACATCCTATTATACAATGAATAATAGacatatttgaaaataaatatgttaataaatacattaattaaaatataaaatgtagaaaattaacaataattaaaaaaaagactgTAAATTCTAACTTTTTCATATTCCCATGTATCTCATTATCTTCTATACCAAAAGCAACATCTTCCAATACATCAAAGTAGTTTAACCCTAACTGATCTTAGATAACTTTTAACAAAGATATCCCAATAATATCTTTAACCTAATGAGATTCATAAAAATCTACATAAATTGGAGCATTTCGCTTATTCACAGGAgccaaaaaaaaatattccacTTGTGACATACATTAAATAGATCCTCACCATGCTTTTGAACTTATAGAAAGTAAATAAGTTTTCTACCTCATGTGAAGGTATCCAGATTTTTTTTgctcgaatttttattttaaacttgataCAATTGTCACAGTGATCAATTAGGACAATTTCATCTTTCAACTCGGTACCATATCTAGCAATTATTATATCTGAAACTAACACATCACCCTAAAAAAAAGAGTTATCACatacatttaatttattatgatagattttattaatttggTTATATGTAATTTATCTGTTTTTCACATGGTTACTACAAAAAAAGGCACAAAGTATATATCAGTTTAAATGTGTACCCGTCCTTTGTATGCACCAAATATAATTCTTGATTTTTTATCATTTGGCCAATGTTATCTTGTGCTAAAGAAATACCTAAATTAAGTCCATTCAGTATGTTTAGAACATATATAACAAGAAATCATTAatagaagataaaaataatacaatgtCTACCTTTTGTGATCACTTTTACATACAACAACACTCATGGTAGGAAAATAGTGCTTAAAAAAActtgtttcaattttttctttctctttaataATATCAACTTCACTGCTTATATCATCCAATCCAGGAACTTCAGCATCCTTTTCACCAAGAAAATCAATAAAAGGTTCGCAGTTTGTCTACACATAAGGACAAATCCCATCAGAAGAAATACGCTCGCCCAGCACCTCACACAGATCCTTTTTGCCAACAATATATTCATGGTCACTTGAAGAGATCTTTCCCAAAAAACCATCCTAAACAGGatttattaaaaacataaaagaaaatcaaaCGACAAGAAACCAATAAAGAAGAAGCAAGGAATAAACTAAAACAACATTATGAAAGAGACACATATCAAATATAAGAGTTTGAAGAGGCAACATTGACTGGAGTACGCTCATCATGAGCATCATAGTTAGGCAACTCCAACATGGCAATAATAGCAACATCATTGGAAACTCTTCTCACACGGAAAGTTCTGAAATATATATCAGCACAAACACTCTTGGTATCTATCTTAAGAAGCAATTTTTCCCCAACAATTGTTAGAACATCACATGATAACTATCTCCACAAACAACCTATGAAATAATTTGAACACATAGTTCTTAGAAAAATCAAGGACCAATGACACACTGAAACACAGTAAAGATACAATTATACATGACACAAACAGACCTTATCCATTActaaattcaacaagaaaaaacAGCATAAACCATACACTTGCATCCTTTTGAACCTCTCCAAATAGATTAGCACatgattttttcaataaataagcAGCCTCATGATTGAACAAGACAAATACACCATGTCCGTTATCATCCTCAACAGCTATTTTGATCCAATATCTGACCATAGAACAATTACCCAATAAgcaatttaccaaaaaaaaacaCAAGGAAACAACTATAATTAGAAAAAATGGAACAAGGAGAATGAAACaatagaaggaaaaagaaagaaaagaaaacagaagtcaatatcacaaaaaaaaataaataaataaacacaacaAACCTAGGAGTCACATTGGTAACATAGTGTTGACAAAAATCACAATAATATGCACCACCTTGAGGCTGAATTGACTTTCCACAAACACAAGCTGAATACCACCAAGGTCTTTCATCCATAATAGATCTCACAATACCAAAAACCACAAAAGACTTCCtattataacataaaaataaaccttGAAATACAAATGGAAAACATAACTTTgcataactttttcattaaaaGACAACTAAGTCAAAATTGACTAAAGACATCTAAACCTTAATAAACCTCGTTGTTATCATGAAGTTCTTCAATAGTGCATCTCCTAGTAAGTCGCATAAAATCATCTTCCAATGAAACACCTTTGCCCTCATTAGCAATAAACAATGATTGTGCTCCATTGATACCTTGATCAACCATACTAATCATcacagaagaataaaaaaaagaaaaagataaaaaaaaaattagaaataagatcAACTAAACTTAAAACACAAacaaagagaataaaataaaatcatattagCTAAGTTAAAACTATAAATAGAACACCAATGAATTAAACATATCATTTATTAAGATACTATCTAATAACCTGTTTTTGAAATCAACAACTTCAGCCAAATCAGGATTAAAGAACAGGCGAGTAGCATGCATAACATTTTAAAGACCAACTTGTCCTACAAAACAACCGTctgaataaataaaaaaggagaaacaggaaaataaatataaaatagagaattCAGAAGAAATTGAGAAGCCTGAACATTATAATATTCACTACCCTTAAAGAATTTAACTTTGGTAAGTTGGATCACAACAATTGGTTGCTCCATATAACCAGAACCTAAGAAATGATGCACTTCATCCACATACTCCCCAAACAGAGCACAGGGTattatcaacctaaaaaaaatatttttaaaaacttagaTCCATTAACAATCCAATATAAAATACCACTAAAAACTCATAGGACAGTTCATAACATAAATAATAGGCAACTAATATAAAACACAATCAATATGAAGATAAGATGCACAAAACAAACTCTTTTGAAGATAACTCAAGAACGATCATTTTCATCACTTTGCCGTCTTTTACATACTATTTTTCTTCACCAACAAAAGTTAGCAATCTAATCATATCTATCAGAAAACAAACATCAATAAAATTACAATACAAAAGTGCAtatttccataaaaaaaaaaccaacgaaaaagaaacagcaaactgaaagaaaaaaagaaaataaaggggatAAAGAAGCTACAAAGTCACCTACCAACTAAGTAAACATAATCATCAGTCATTTTCAAGAGCTCATCAAATGGACAAAAACTGAAATATGTCTTGGGGATAGCATCATCAGGGACAGGAACAACACTGGTACGGTTAAGGAAAACCAACTTAAACTCATATTTTGCTGCCCTATAATTGCTTTGATTTGGAACAACACTAAAATATGCCATTCGATATGTTTGACCCTCAATAATATTCTCTTTAAACCTATTTATCAGCTGCTTCTTAATAGTTGCCTAGATTTTGTTAGACTGCGAAAATACATTAAGCATAAAAAACAGCCACAACAACTAAAATTTAGGAACAAAGAAAGCCATAaataaaatcaaccaaaaatgAACAATGAACAACCACTCACATCTGCATCAACATGAACAACTTccattgaatttgcaacatcATGATTCCCAAATGAAGGAATAATCCAAGTCCTTAGTACCCTAACTTTAAGTCTCCATACCTCCATTGGATGGTGGATCTTAAAAATATAACCAAATGAAAGAGGCATTAGCTTAACACCAAACACAATAGAGAGAactaacaataaataaaaacCAAGAACAAAGGATTTCAGAAAGGAGGAGAGATGCATTAGACTACACAACCAAGGAGTCCTTTTTATAGAGAAAATAAGACATCatcaaaagatttgaatttgaatacctCAAAGAAAATGTGGGAAAATATGTATCATATATCATATATCATTATCTATCACATACATATCCATACATATGTAACTACCATAATCAAGAACACCTATGCTATACTCGTTGGGCActaattgaataagaaaaaacaGATTCCAACAAATCTCATACCATTATAgagtaataaaatagaatacccTACAACCTACTAACATCTAATCTACTTGAACATGTACATATACATCTATTAGGAAATCTCATCTCATACTATTATACCATTATATAATAATGGAATTTTCCAAAATCTAGTAAAAAATATCACATCTCATACTATCATAGAGATATAGAATATACTATAACCCACTAATATCTAATTAAACCTACTAACTTAATGTAGACCATTAACATCTAATTCCAAAATTCCAATTGCaggaaaaaaggtaaaaaaaaaaaaaaaagaaatatacagATGATAAATATAATTATCAACCAACAAATCAGTTAGACTAATCAACCACAAACAAAACGGAAATATAAAgagtaacaatattaaaataacattaattttctTAAGAAATCAATTGATCATTCAAGCTAGATATAACACTTAATAGAATCAATTAATCAATCAATTAATCACTAAATATAGCTATAGCTATATATTACATATTAACTAAATCATAGTTAATTGCCTAAGTGATTTGATAGATGCAATATATAAATAATGTAAAATAGTCCAAAGAAGGAAAAATTACAAACTGTCCCAATCTCCTACATCAAAAAAGTTGAGTTGACACATATAGGACTTAGTAAAcctataaaaagtaaaatttacttaaaaataccaactactccTCTCAATCACATCAATCATCATAACAAACAACAAACACCTATAAAAAGCGGTCAACACATCAATCAAGGTATAAAGTgaggaaaaaataaaattgcTAAACTCTAAAACAGTCCAAAGAAGAGAAAATCACAAACTGTCCCAATCTTCTACATCAAAAAAGTTGAGTTGACACATATAAGACTTAGTAAACCTATAAAAAGTAAAATCTACTTGGAAATACCAACTACCCCTCTCAATCACATCAATCACCACAACAAACAACAAAGACCTATAAAATTCATCAACACATTATCCATCATGTAAGGtgcgaaaaaaaaacaaaataaaataaataaattactctattttttaaataatattttctctaaaaaCAATAATACATTATACACAAAATTTCATAAAGTGCTTAATCCTAGTTATAAGAGCATAtgaaaaaaatacaacaaaaaatcaACATGCAAAGAAAAAAGGTAAAAAACAAtatgtaacataaataaaaaggaatataaaaattaaattaaattcatattcatttgaaacaaaaaaggaaaaacacaCAGAAAAGATAACAATCTACCATAGAGTACTAATTCAATAGGAAAAGACATGATTCAACAAATCTAATACTATTATAGAGTCATAAATTATCCTACAACCCACCCACACCAAACTGAACCCTATCACCTTATCATAGACTTCTAACCCATATATTATTAACTTCTACCAAATCTATATAACAAAAGTACATCAGTCAACATAAATATCTCATATCATTGCATCATAAATAGTACACTAAATTGAATCTACAAAATagattctataattattaaaattttaattttacatatatagGAGTTAggaaacatataaaaaataaaatcttattgAGAATATCAAGTATCTCTCTGAATCACATCAATAATGATAACTAAGATGAGAgaccaataaaaattaacaaatagtCGAAGATGCAATCTTTTTTGTTAACTTCAACATACAATGTATAGAAGTCAATAGCACTTGTGTCCATCCAAGTATTGAATCCACCTTTCTAATCATTTTTCAGTAGAGGTTGATAAATCATCAAATTGAGTATTTAATTTTTTGCTACAAATAGCATGATGTAGAAGATAAGCAGAAACAtgctccaaaaaaaattaataaatgcaaaatgatatgttagattaaaattaaaaaacgaaaaaaaaacaaaattaccaATATAGCAATAACAATTTTTATAAGTCAATTGCTTTATTACCAAAAAATACGAACTCTTTTCACACCAAAAAATAGTATTAGACCCACTAACCACAGCAGACAAAAAATCGCACTATaaataataccagaaaataaCTCAAAgcattggaaaaaaaattaaaatcaacacaCAATTAATCATATTGACCGTGAAAAAAAAAGTAGTATGCACCTCATACATTAGATAAAACCAATAAAATAGCTTCCGGATGAAGAAAAAAAATCTCACTTCTTTCAGTTAATCACTTAAATCGAGAGCATAACTAAAATTAGTGATCAACCAACTGTTGTcgtaatttaattcaattcaagaGGAATATCAATCATCAACCAACACTGTAATaaagcatatatataaaattcaaagtactaaattcaaattaaaattcaaaaaagcaaatttaaagtaaaattcaaataaatcgttgtaaaaaaaaggaaaaaatattgGTTGATTCAAGTAATTACCTAATTCCAACTAATATACAAAATTAACAGAATTGCACAGTAGAAaatttaaagtaaaattcaaacaaGTGGATGCAAAACAAATTTTTTCCAACAGCCCTAGATAATACACAAAAAATATACAGATACCCAAATAAAAATCAATGTCCAGGCAATAGTTAGCCACTAATAGCAATTTTAAAAACCTATTGGAACTAAAATTGCTTACTAAGCTGACTAATCAATACACAATTTTTTCACCCAAAAACTATAAATATCAGTAACCTACATAAACAATacatattttctatctttatggcaaactatagctagaattagaattcaaaaataactATGTAgcatacaataaataaaaaatcatattttaaaaaaaatctaattatttagAATACATTTTTTAAGAAAGATTTCTTAATTATCAATCCTTATTTATCATGGATTGAAGTTGATGGCTTGGAGTTCTCTCAAGATCAGATATTTGTGCTTTAAATAACTGAAACAATAGAAGCAAATTACAATAAACTTATGCCAAAACAGCATTACCACATACAACCTCGAACAGTTTACTAATACCATTATTACTATTAGTAACACCAACCAGAATAAAATACGCACGGGTgtctcaattaaaaaataaatacacgAAAACGTACAAAGAACTCTCACAAATTCATAAAGATTCATGGTAAAAAAACACTCCAATTTATTTTTTCACAACTAaaagatttcaaatttttttcctgACAcatcacaatttaaaaaaaagataaattaatatttatatgaaACAAAATCAAAGAACACATGGAAAACACACTAATGAATCATCATCTTCATATACtaacaaataacaataaaaaaaacagtAAATTGTAGTCATTTGAAACAAACTCAACGAAACCCTAGGAAAATACGATGATAAGTCATCCAAACCTGTTCAGGTGAGTAAACATTTGTATCAGACTTCACTGTGACTAAACCCCTCACCATTGGAGACAACACGACCATGCTTATAATTTAGTGACACGGGTAGCAGAGCCTCCAACCTACCTAGGATTGCTGTTCTTGAAGGAAGAACCAACATTGCATGACCCTGTCTTCATGTATGTAATATACTGCATTTTTAAGCATAAGGAGATATAATCAACATGGAAAAGGAAATTCAACCTACAATTCTTTGTCAAAATAGTAATTCAAGATTATTCCAAACTACACACATATAATAGAATTATAAATTACCACAGAACACATCATTTCATACAAAACAAGGAATCACAGGATGAGGATTACCACAATCCAAAAACTAATCCGAATCAAGCATTGGACAACTGTCAACAGTAGTGAAGAATAACAGTATCATAATCACACACAACTTCAACACAAAAATTACGAAAATCTATTTACATCAAAATATAACAGCTTGCAACAAAAAATTAATCCCACAAAAGCTTGTAAATTTTGAAAGACATTCAAAGAAATCTTAGAATTAAACACAGTGAATTCGTAATTATGTGAAATACAATAATACCtagaaaagatgatgatgataaacaaaattaatttcagaaaaaaaaaaccctcaCCATGAATTCATAATTATTGAATACTGAAcattttaattacttaatttaaaATACTATTCAAAAATCGCACATACAGAAGGAAGCCTTTGTCTAGAGGCTCCGAAGTAATAATGATGTTAACGGATCCAATTTGTGTGTTCTCCTGTATATTATTTGATCACTCCCCAGTTGCAGAAGCAAACTcgacatatataaataaaaaacaaaacataaaggACTTATCAGAATGATACAAAGTATCATGTATGAAGATTACATAGCCCAGCTAAgccaattacaaaataaatagacGTTGATCAACTCTACAATTGTTAGAATTTTGTTGATAGCTCTACTCATTGCTTTAAAAATAACTTCATTGAAACACCTTTCCAATGAAGAAGCAAGCAATATAATCTGAGCAAAAACCTGTACAAAATGGTCCTCACAACATCAATAAATACATAACATGTCAAATTCATCCAGATATATTTTTCACAATTTAAGTTTCATTTTGTTTTGACATTTTTAGGTCCAAAACTACTTACAATATAATGTGTCCCCGAAACAGGttctgaaaataaaaagaattattttcCAAACATGTACTTAGTTTAGATtcataattgaattttaaaaaaaaaacactcaatgTTTGCACTGTAGCAGCTAAGCGTGATTCTTTTCTTCTTGTAAATTCTCCCATTCATTTCAAGGTAATTCTTATTTTAtccaagaaataaaagaaaagagtatAATCACAACACCAAAAGTTCTAAAAGAACAGAGGCAATAGTAGTTTATATTGCAAGTTGTGCTAATGAAAGAGTAAATAGAAAGGACAAAGGTGAGGAGCTTGAAGCAAGGTCATGCCATAAGTAATGTGGTTGCTCACCTTTCCCTAACTTGTGATACCGATCTTGTTTTCATCCATTGGCATTTTTGCCATTGACTTCTGCATCTTTTGGTACCGATCTATCTATTGAATACCACAAACCAAcaccaaaaataataatgaaaatgaaaatcACATACTTCAACCACAACCATCACACAAAAACAATCAACCTGTATTTGGAATAATAagttaatataaatactaaaacaAAAGTAATCATTAATAGCATTCTTAGGACAAGCCTAATCTTGGGATATAATATTGATTTTACACTTTCAAAATCTATCAAAAATAGCTTTTTATTATAAACTATGTCTAACCCAATATACACTTAAGGTCAATTAATATTAAGAGAGAAATGCTTCCATGTTGACTGGGGTGATCACCTTGTTGGAGATTGTATGTAAAGACAGCTAGAACATGGTGGTACAAATCTTGTGAACAAAATTCTATAGCATCAACATTGCCATCCAAATAGCAATGTGCTATATTCataataaaaagggttttgtcCAACCACATTAAACACTAACCATCCATTAAACAACAACCAAGTCATGTGATTGAATCAGTGTGTGTAAAATCATTCAAGAAAAACTTTCTTAatggaaaaattgaaaaagacaaTAATGAAAAATACTAATATATCTGATCACAACAAGTAAAATAGAAAACTGAAACCAATAATATAACCAAAATAATGAAAATCAAACAAAGCGATGaaaaagaccaaaaaaaaaaattaaaaacaacagTTGAGTTTACGGGTGCAACAATGATTTATCTTCATCTTCAAAATCAACAACATCGCCAATGAGTGTATTAGTACAAATCaaacaaagtagaagaagaaattaGAAAGACTTGACATACTATTACTAAACCCTACGCGTATGTTGCACTCCTCAAAGACATCTAAAtgtctgaaatttgaatttttttaataattaatagttTTTCAAGAAAAACAAGTTTCTTTTCCCccattttaaaaaacaaataataaaaaaaaaataaaaattgtcacACCCTAtcaatccaacaacaaatggtgCCTCAATGTAATACATATACACAAACATATTGTATGAATACAAACCCGGTGCTATAGAATGCATTGTGCACTTCAAAATGCAAAAATACATGTCAAACACGACAGAGAGTGTTTCAGATTGCATATGTCTCCTCTCCATAACATATAGGGCAAAAGATGCAGCATTGTAGTTAGcttcaacctacaaaaaatatcaatataatcTTATCTCAAACAATAACCAGAACAATCATAATaagtaatttatatataaaaattaccgCCACCTTTGTCTTAAAGatcaattcatgcttacttctcTTTCTGCCATTATCTAGGAACTGATTTGATGTCTCCATATttattctcttattatttttcttgtttttaaatTTCTGAGCATCGCCTTTCTTCTCAAACATCCCAAGATCTTCATCAAATGAAAGAGACAAAAACACCTGAAGCATTATAAAACAACAAACATCACTTAACAACTTTGTGCTGAATGAAAAACCTTCCACAAAAAATTTAATGAGTTTTGCAAAGAGAATTTATGATTCTATCACTCTATCAGTTTATAAAGCACAACATCAACTTATTAGAGAAATAGAAAATTGACAAAGTACagaattcaaacacaaaatagaACTAAATGAATTAGCAACTACCATCAGAAACAAAACCCATTCAATGGAATCAGGATGCAACTGACAATTATTAGTCTTAATATAAGTTAACTTTTATGAAATAAAACAGCTCAAACCTTGgacaaagaaaatgcaaataaaacCCCAaatcaaaaagataaaaaaaattcagaagcAGGGATAGAGAAAATTCGTACATCAGGAGGACACCAGTTGAGATCCCGAACCAGAATTTGTCAACCAGGTTAGAAGTGTAAGTGATAACCACATCATTTTAAAGGAACAAATGGAATCGATATACTCTACCTGTTTAGGAATTTGAATCAAGTAAACCTAGTATTTCTATATACTATTTTCTATCAAATAAAAAGTCCTCACAAACTAATTAGAAAAAGGAATGCCCTAAAGCttataatcaaacaaataaagaAGTGCTTACATAATACATACCATATCCTGTTTcatgtattttattttgattctcATTTAACTTTTTCCAAACTGTATGATGCCATAAAACTATCACTAAAAGCAATTAAAATTAACCATGAAAGAGAAATAGGAACCAAAACAGAGTTTCCAAGCAACCAAAATGATTCACCGTAATTACAAGGAGATATAAGACTCAtcttctccatctcctccatctttaTAATTTAGTGTAGGGGTAGCAGAGCCTCCAGCCTGCCTAGGATGCCTGTACTTGAAGGAAGAATCAAATTTGCATGACCATGTCTTCATGTAATATACTGCATTTTTAAGCATCAGCAGATATAATCAACACACAAAAGGAAACTCAAACTACAAATATGAGtcaaaataaaaaagttcaaGATTATTCCAAACTACACACTTAcaatagaattatagattacCACAGAACACATCGTTTCATATATAAAACAAGAAATCACAGGAATCAATTGTCAAAGGAAATATCAACACATATCAAAAGTATAACCAGAACCATATTAAGCACCTGGCACAAAGGCTAGCCAATTGGCTCCAGATACTCCCATTCTCTAGCCCTAGCAACAGCACCAACAGCCTGAAACATTCACATATCACGGAATCATTAGACCACTGCGAATATATGAATCTCATATTTCAATTGATTAAAAAGAATAGTAATTCAAAGAAAAACCCATCAAACAAAAAGACATTTGATTCAATAAGCTCAACACTCGCTGGATTAGACCGAGAGCCCTCGCTGGATCAGCCGTACTGATCCATTGGGCAGATACAATGAAATCAGATCTGGTGGAACATAGAATGAAAAGGTTCTTCCAAAGAGATCAGGCGTGTTCCCCCGGTCCGCAGTgcaaattctagagagagaaggaaCTGACGATAGATCATCTGATCTTGCCCACCCAAATGCTAAGGGAGCTCCTGCTCCCTCCCAAAGAATCTATTGCTGGATCTCATAATGACAATCGATCGTTCCTTGTCAGCGTCACTCAGCAACTCCCCTAGAGAGCGTTTCATGGTTCACAACTACAGGAGATGACAGAGGTGGCAAGAATCATCCGAAAGCTGGCACCAGCAGAGAGCCAGATCTGGGTTCAATTTTGAGCGAGGAAAAGCATCGGGATTAAGTTGAGAATGAAGAGAGAGTGTACTCATTAAATTTTTTCTGTAAATGGAAAAAAGAGGATAGAATCGAGGAGATGAATAGGGTttcgaaaagaaagaaaaaaaagagatggAAGGGGCAGCgtaaatgaagaaaa harbors:
- the LOC112741301 gene encoding replication protein A 70 kDa DNA-binding subunit B isoform X1, producing MLCMLLACSLILIWLKLLISKTVWLIKVSMEHNHCLLLMRAKVFHWKMILCDLLGDALLKNFMITTRKSFVVFGIVRSIMDERPWWYSACVCGKSIQPQGGAYYCDFCQHYVTNVTPRYWIKIAVEDDNGHGVFVLFNHEAAYLLKKSCANLFGEVQKDASDGFLGKISSSDHEYIVGKKDLCEVLGERISSDGICPYV
- the LOC112741301 gene encoding replication protein A 70 kDa DNA-binding subunit B isoform X2, producing the protein MEHNHCLLLMRAKVFHWKMILCDLLGDALLKNFMITTRKSFVVFGIVRSIMDERPWWYSACVCGKSIQPQGGAYYCDFCQHYVTNVTPRYWIKIAVEDDNGHGVFVLFNHEAAYLLKKSCANLFGEVQKDASDGFLGKISSSDHEYIVGKKDLCEVLGERISSDGICPYV